Proteins found in one Microcella daejeonensis genomic segment:
- the pyk gene encoding pyruvate kinase — translation MRRAKIVATLGPATASYENIRAIIEAGVDVARMNLSHGTYDVHEEVYRNVRQAAADADHPVAVLVDLQGPKIRLGKFADGPHELAEGDVFTITTEDVLGTKELVGTTFKGLPADVKPGDFLLIDDGKVKVKVLDTDGVRVRTEVVVAGPVSNNKGINLPGVAVNVPALSEKDEDDLRWGLKLGADYIALSFVRNASDVVRVHEIMAEEGRSIPVIAKIEKPQAVDALEEIIDAFDGIMVARGDLGVELPLEAVPIVQKRAVELSRRMAKPVIVATQMLESMIGSPIPTRAETSDVANAVLDGADAVMLSGETSVGEFPVITVSTMARIVASTEEHGLERIPPLGTKPRTQGGAITLAAAEVADFVEAKYVCVFTESGDSARRMSRLRFRIPMKAFTPSEAIQRRMSLTWGIESFLVDRVDHTDAMYHQVDEVLLREGLAEVGDKVVVISGSPPGIAGSTNDLRVHTIGDAVNAKAPAWQSGDHAD, via the coding sequence ATGAGACGAGCAAAGATCGTCGCCACCCTCGGACCCGCCACCGCGAGCTACGAGAACATCCGCGCCATCATCGAGGCGGGCGTCGACGTCGCCCGCATGAACCTCAGCCACGGCACCTACGACGTGCACGAGGAGGTCTACCGCAACGTCCGCCAGGCCGCCGCCGACGCCGACCACCCCGTGGCCGTGCTCGTCGACCTGCAGGGCCCCAAGATTCGCCTCGGCAAGTTCGCCGACGGCCCGCACGAGCTCGCCGAGGGCGACGTCTTCACCATCACCACGGAGGACGTGCTCGGCACCAAGGAGCTCGTCGGCACGACCTTCAAGGGCCTGCCCGCCGACGTCAAGCCCGGCGACTTCCTGCTCATCGACGACGGCAAGGTCAAGGTGAAGGTGCTCGACACCGACGGCGTGCGCGTGCGCACCGAGGTCGTCGTCGCCGGCCCCGTCTCGAACAACAAGGGCATCAACCTGCCGGGCGTGGCCGTCAACGTGCCCGCTCTGTCGGAGAAGGACGAGGACGACCTGCGCTGGGGCCTCAAGCTCGGTGCCGACTACATCGCGCTCTCCTTCGTGCGCAACGCCTCCGACGTCGTGCGCGTGCACGAGATCATGGCCGAGGAGGGGCGCAGCATCCCCGTCATCGCCAAGATCGAGAAGCCCCAGGCCGTCGACGCCCTCGAGGAGATCATCGACGCCTTCGACGGCATCATGGTCGCCCGCGGCGACCTCGGCGTCGAGCTGCCGCTCGAGGCCGTGCCGATCGTGCAGAAGCGCGCCGTCGAGCTCTCGCGCCGCATGGCGAAGCCCGTCATCGTCGCCACCCAGATGCTCGAGTCGATGATCGGCAGCCCGATCCCGACCCGCGCCGAGACCTCCGACGTCGCCAACGCCGTTCTCGACGGCGCCGACGCGGTCATGCTGTCGGGCGAGACGAGCGTCGGCGAGTTCCCCGTCATCACCGTCTCGACCATGGCGCGCATCGTCGCCTCCACCGAGGAGCACGGCCTCGAGCGCATCCCGCCGCTCGGCACCAAGCCGCGCACCCAGGGCGGCGCCATCACGCTCGCCGCCGCCGAGGTCGCCGACTTCGTCGAGGCGAAGTACGTCTGCGTCTTCACCGAGTCCGGCGACTCCGCCCGCCGCATGTCGCGCCTGCGCTTCCGCATCCCGATGAAGGCGTTCACGCCCTCGGAGGCCATCCAGCGCCGCATGTCGCTCACCTGGGGCATCGAGTCCTTCCTCGTCGACCGCGTGGACCACACCGACGCGATGTACCACCAGGTCGACGAGGTGCTGCTGCGCGAGGGGCTCGCCGAGGTCGGCGACAAGGTCGTCGTCATCTCCGGGTCCCCTCCCGGGATCGCGGGCTCGACCAACGATCTGCGCGTGCACACGATCGGCGACGCCGTCAACGCCAAGGCCCCCGCCTGGCAGAGCGGTGATCACGCCGACTGA
- a CDS encoding ANTAR domain-containing response regulator yields MSDQEQSTVAPRRVVVAEDESLIRMDIVEILRDNGFDVVGEAGDGETAVALATELRPDLVVMDIRMPQLDGIEAAKRLSENHIAPVVLLTAFSQKELVEQASEAGALAYVVKPFTPNDLLPAIEIALSRYQQILTLEAEVADLVERFETRKLVDRAKGLLNERMGLTEPEAFRWIQKASMDRRTTMQAVAHAIIDQLAPKKEPRKAAEAEPAE; encoded by the coding sequence GTGAGTGACCAGGAACAGAGCACCGTCGCCCCCCGTCGTGTCGTCGTCGCCGAGGACGAGTCGTTGATCCGCATGGACATCGTCGAGATCCTGCGCGACAACGGCTTCGACGTCGTCGGTGAGGCCGGTGACGGCGAGACCGCCGTGGCCCTCGCCACCGAGCTGCGCCCCGACCTGGTCGTGATGGACATCCGCATGCCGCAGCTCGACGGCATCGAGGCCGCCAAGCGGCTCAGCGAGAACCACATCGCCCCCGTCGTGCTGCTGACCGCCTTCTCGCAGAAGGAGCTCGTCGAGCAGGCGAGCGAGGCCGGCGCCCTGGCCTACGTGGTCAAGCCCTTCACCCCGAACGACCTGCTGCCCGCGATCGAGATCGCCCTCAGCCGCTACCAGCAGATCCTGACCCTCGAGGCCGAGGTCGCCGACCTCGTCGAGCGGTTCGAGACCCGCAAGCTCGTCGACCGCGCCAAGGGCCTGCTCAACGAGCGCATGGGGCTGACCGAGCCCGAGGCCTTCCGATGGATCCAGAAGGCGTCCATGGATCGTCGCACCACCATGCAGGCCGTGGCCCACGCGATCATCGACCAGCTGGCGCCGAAGAAGGAGCCGCGCAAGGCGGCCGAGGCCGAGCCCGCCGAATAG
- a CDS encoding hotdog fold thioesterase — protein sequence MTLFPADLDPELYERLITSGGGALTRKMGIEFSELGAERSVARMPVEGNTQVIGLLHGGAHVVLGESLGSISSAIHAGAGRYAVGIEINATHSRSVTAGWVTGTCTALVLGRTLATHEIVIRDEEGRRLSTVRMTNMLRDR from the coding sequence ATGACGCTGTTCCCCGCCGATCTCGACCCCGAGCTCTACGAGCGCCTCATCACCTCGGGCGGCGGGGCGCTCACCCGCAAGATGGGCATCGAGTTCAGCGAGCTCGGCGCCGAGCGATCGGTGGCGCGGATGCCCGTCGAGGGCAACACGCAGGTGATCGGTCTGCTGCACGGGGGCGCGCACGTCGTGCTCGGCGAGAGCCTGGGCTCGATCTCCTCCGCCATCCACGCCGGAGCGGGCCGCTACGCCGTCGGCATCGAGATCAACGCCACCCACTCCCGCTCGGTCACCGCGGGCTGGGTGACGGGCACGTGCACGGCGCTCGTGCTCGGGCGCACGCTCGCCACGCACGAGATCGTCATCCGCGACGAGGAGGGTCGACGGCTCTCGACCGTGCGCATGACCAACATGCTGCGCGACCGCTGA
- the polA gene encoding DNA polymerase I, which produces MTDSGKPTLLIVDGHSLAFRAFYALPVDSFVTHDGQHTNAIHGFISMFLGLLAKEKPTHVAVAFDISRFSFRTREYPEYKGTRGETPPEFVGQVPLLQEALAAMNVTTITKEDYEADDILATLAHQGSEKGYDVLVVSGDRDTIQLVNENVTLLYPNARGVSELKRYDPETVRERYGIAPEQYPEIAALVGETSDNLPGIDKVGEKTAVKWITQYGSLENLLEHADEIGGVVGNNLREQRDRAERNRRLNRLLTDLELPVGPDDLERGPMDVPAVKSIFERLQFRTLTERVLKIAAAEGADMSSEGDAAGPAADAPPVATLVDEELAAWLRAAVAAGDPIALVVDAPLGHLEGFGLASAAGSASTPTVHVNWAAGRPDYAALEEWLGDASAPKLVVDAKRAAGILADHDLSLAGVVWDAALAAWLERPGSKPQTLAELVSAALGESLPESDPNQLVPDTAATPPATGAWFLGRVVAAQRERLAESSTRVLTEIELPVTPVIARMERTGVAVDRPALTALNAELGTTAGELAEKAYGEIGREVNLGSPKQLQQVLFDELGMPKTRATKTGYSTDAASLADLQEKHPHPFLGLLLQHRDATKLRQIIESLEKATAEDGRIHTTYDQTGTTTGRISSTDPNLQNIPVRTEVGHRIRAAFVAGEGFEGLLTADYSQIEMRIMAHLSGDEGLIEAFTIGEDLHRFVGARIFGVPPEEVTPLMRTKVKAMSYGLAYGLSAFGLSKQLRIESAEAKQLMSDYFARFGAVREYLRGVVVQAKEDGYTETIFGRRRPFADLNSPNRVLRENAERAALNAPIQGTAADIMKIAMIGVDADMRERSMASRMLLQVHDELVFEVAAGERETLEEIVRSRMGGAAQLRVPLEVQVGVGRNWDEAAH; this is translated from the coding sequence GTGACGGACTCCGGGAAGCCTACTCTGCTCATCGTCGACGGCCATTCGCTGGCATTCCGGGCGTTCTACGCCCTGCCGGTCGACAGCTTCGTGACGCACGACGGGCAGCACACCAACGCCATCCACGGCTTCATCTCGATGTTCCTCGGCCTCCTCGCGAAGGAGAAGCCCACGCACGTCGCCGTCGCCTTCGACATCTCGCGGTTCTCCTTCCGCACCCGCGAGTACCCCGAGTACAAGGGCACCCGCGGCGAGACGCCGCCCGAGTTCGTGGGCCAGGTGCCGCTGCTGCAGGAGGCCCTCGCGGCGATGAACGTGACGACGATCACGAAGGAGGATTACGAGGCCGACGACATCCTCGCGACCCTCGCCCACCAGGGCTCCGAGAAGGGCTACGACGTCCTCGTCGTCTCGGGCGACCGCGACACGATCCAGCTCGTGAACGAGAACGTCACGCTGCTCTACCCCAACGCCCGAGGCGTCAGCGAGCTCAAGCGCTACGACCCCGAGACGGTGCGCGAGCGCTACGGCATCGCGCCCGAGCAGTACCCCGAGATCGCGGCCCTGGTCGGCGAGACGAGCGACAACCTGCCGGGCATCGACAAGGTCGGCGAGAAGACCGCGGTGAAGTGGATCACCCAGTACGGCTCCCTCGAGAACCTGCTCGAGCACGCCGACGAGATCGGCGGCGTCGTGGGCAACAACCTGCGCGAGCAGCGCGACCGCGCCGAGCGCAACCGCCGGCTCAACCGCCTGCTCACCGACCTCGAGCTCCCCGTCGGGCCCGACGACCTCGAGCGCGGCCCGATGGATGTGCCCGCGGTGAAGAGCATCTTCGAGCGCCTGCAGTTCCGCACCCTGACCGAGCGCGTGCTGAAGATCGCCGCGGCCGAGGGCGCCGACATGTCCTCCGAGGGCGACGCCGCCGGCCCCGCCGCCGACGCGCCGCCCGTGGCGACGCTCGTCGACGAGGAGCTCGCGGCCTGGCTCCGCGCCGCGGTCGCCGCCGGCGATCCGATCGCCCTCGTGGTGGATGCCCCTCTCGGGCACCTCGAGGGCTTCGGCCTCGCCTCTGCCGCCGGCTCCGCGTCCACGCCCACCGTGCACGTCAACTGGGCCGCGGGGCGGCCCGATTACGCGGCGCTGGAGGAGTGGCTCGGCGACGCCTCCGCGCCCAAGCTCGTCGTCGACGCGAAGCGCGCGGCGGGCATCCTCGCCGACCACGACCTGTCGCTCGCGGGCGTCGTCTGGGACGCGGCCCTCGCCGCCTGGCTCGAGCGCCCCGGCTCCAAGCCGCAGACCCTCGCCGAACTGGTGAGCGCGGCGCTCGGCGAGAGCCTGCCTGAGAGCGACCCGAACCAGCTCGTGCCCGACACCGCGGCGACCCCGCCGGCGACGGGCGCCTGGTTCCTCGGCCGGGTGGTCGCCGCCCAGCGCGAGCGCCTCGCCGAGAGCAGCACCCGCGTGCTGACCGAGATCGAGCTTCCCGTCACCCCCGTCATCGCGCGCATGGAGCGCACCGGGGTCGCCGTCGACCGGCCCGCTCTCACGGCGCTGAACGCCGAGCTCGGCACGACGGCGGGCGAGCTCGCCGAGAAGGCCTACGGCGAGATCGGCCGCGAGGTCAACCTCGGTTCGCCGAAGCAGCTGCAGCAGGTGCTCTTCGACGAGCTCGGCATGCCGAAGACCCGCGCGACGAAGACCGGCTACTCCACCGACGCCGCCTCGCTCGCCGACCTGCAGGAGAAGCACCCGCACCCCTTCCTCGGGCTGCTGCTGCAGCACCGCGACGCGACGAAGCTGCGCCAGATCATCGAGAGCCTCGAGAAGGCCACAGCCGAGGACGGCCGCATCCACACCACCTACGACCAGACGGGCACGACGACGGGGCGCATCTCGTCGACCGACCCGAACCTGCAGAACATCCCCGTGCGCACCGAGGTCGGCCACCGCATCCGCGCCGCCTTCGTCGCGGGGGAGGGCTTCGAGGGTCTGCTGACGGCCGACTACTCGCAGATCGAGATGCGCATCATGGCCCACCTCTCGGGCGACGAGGGCCTCATCGAGGCCTTCACGATCGGCGAGGACCTGCACCGCTTCGTCGGCGCGCGCATCTTCGGCGTGCCCCCGGAGGAGGTCACCCCGCTCATGCGCACGAAGGTCAAGGCGATGAGCTACGGCCTCGCCTACGGACTGAGCGCCTTCGGCCTGAGCAAGCAGCTGCGCATCGAGTCCGCCGAGGCCAAGCAGCTCATGAGCGACTACTTCGCCCGCTTCGGAGCCGTGCGGGAGTACCTGCGCGGCGTCGTCGTGCAGGCGAAGGAGGACGGCTACACCGAGACGATCTTCGGTCGCCGCCGCCCCTTCGCCGACCTCAACTCGCCGAACCGGGTTCTGCGCGAGAACGCCGAGCGGGCCGCGCTCAACGCCCCCATCCAGGGCACCGCGGCCGACATCATGAAGATCGCCATGATCGGCGTCGACGCCGACATGCGCGAGCGCTCGATGGCCTCGCGGATGCTCCTGCAGGTGCACGACGAGCTGGTCTTCGAGGTGGCCGCGGGCGAGCGCGAGACGCTCGAGGAGATCGTGCGCTCGCGCATGGGCGGGGCGGCCCAGCTGCGCGTGCCGCTCGAGGTGCAGGTGGGAGTCGGCCGGAACTGGGACGAGGCGGCGCACTAG
- a CDS encoding DUF885 domain-containing protein, giving the protein MSDTVAGRTPTPVDRIAEEWVQTLSALSPELATYIGGTEKLDEYSDYSPAGRAELLSAQKRTLAQLDAADAVDETDRVTITDLSAELRLDVELEEAGWAARDINVLASPAQGIREIYDLMPTATEDDWAVIARRLDRVGDALDGYAETLREGIANGNTPAVRQVREVLSQVRTNAARDGFFAEFTGAAEVPESLKNDLAAAAERAADAYGRFGDFLEGELAPAARHDDAVGRELYSLMSRRFLGATIDLDETYEWGKEELARMVEEQTRIANEILPGASVEEAIAHLEKDESRKLHGRDALKAWMQQLSDTAVDELSRTHFDIPEPVRALECMIAPTPGGAIYYTGPTDDFSRPGRMWWSIPEGVDSFDTWRETTTVYHEGVPGHHLQIGQAVYNRAELNSWRRLLAGTSGHAEGWALYAERLMEELGYLDDPADRLGMLDGQRMRAARVVLDIGVHLGKEHPTTGRTWTSDDAFAFLRSNVNMNDGFVQFEVNRYLGWPGQAPSYKVGQRIWEQIRDEYKAREGAAFSNKAFHKKALDLGGVGLDTLKTALLG; this is encoded by the coding sequence ATGTCTGACACCGTTGCCGGCCGTACGCCGACCCCCGTTGACCGCATCGCCGAGGAGTGGGTGCAGACCCTCTCCGCCCTGAGCCCCGAGCTCGCCACCTACATCGGCGGCACCGAGAAGCTCGACGAGTACAGCGACTACTCGCCGGCCGGGCGGGCCGAGCTGCTGAGCGCCCAGAAGCGCACGCTCGCCCAGCTCGACGCCGCCGACGCCGTCGACGAGACCGACCGCGTGACGATCACCGACCTCTCCGCCGAGCTGCGGCTCGACGTCGAGCTCGAGGAGGCCGGCTGGGCGGCGCGCGACATCAATGTGCTCGCCTCGCCCGCGCAGGGCATCCGTGAGATCTACGACCTCATGCCGACCGCGACGGAGGACGACTGGGCGGTCATCGCCCGCCGTCTCGATCGCGTCGGCGACGCTCTCGACGGCTACGCCGAGACCCTGCGCGAGGGCATCGCCAACGGCAACACCCCCGCCGTCCGACAGGTGCGCGAGGTGCTCAGCCAGGTGCGCACGAACGCCGCGCGCGACGGCTTCTTCGCCGAGTTCACCGGCGCGGCCGAGGTGCCCGAGAGCCTCAAGAACGACCTCGCCGCCGCCGCCGAGCGCGCCGCGGACGCCTACGGCCGCTTCGGCGACTTCCTCGAGGGCGAGCTCGCCCCCGCCGCGCGGCACGACGACGCCGTCGGCCGCGAGCTCTACAGCCTCATGTCGCGGCGCTTCCTCGGCGCGACCATCGACCTCGACGAGACCTACGAGTGGGGCAAGGAGGAGCTCGCCCGCATGGTCGAGGAGCAGACGCGCATCGCCAACGAGATCCTCCCCGGTGCGAGCGTCGAGGAGGCGATCGCGCACCTCGAGAAGGACGAGTCCCGCAAGCTCCACGGCCGCGACGCCCTCAAGGCGTGGATGCAGCAGCTGAGCGACACGGCCGTCGACGAGCTCTCACGCACGCACTTCGACATCCCCGAGCCCGTGAGGGCGCTCGAGTGCATGATCGCCCCGACCCCCGGCGGCGCGATCTACTACACCGGCCCGACCGACGACTTCTCGCGCCCCGGGCGCATGTGGTGGTCGATCCCCGAGGGAGTCGACTCCTTCGACACCTGGCGCGAGACGACGACCGTGTACCACGAGGGCGTTCCCGGGCACCACCTGCAGATCGGCCAGGCCGTCTACAACCGTGCCGAGCTCAACTCGTGGCGGCGCCTGCTCGCCGGCACGAGCGGCCACGCCGAGGGCTGGGCGCTCTACGCCGAGCGCCTCATGGAGGAGCTGGGCTACCTCGACGACCCGGCCGACCGGCTCGGCATGCTCGACGGGCAGCGCATGCGCGCCGCGCGCGTGGTGCTCGACATCGGCGTGCACCTCGGCAAGGAGCATCCCACCACCGGCCGCACGTGGACGAGCGACGACGCCTTCGCCTTCCTGCGCAGCAATGTCAACATGAACGACGGCTTCGTGCAGTTCGAGGTCAACCGCTACCTCGGCTGGCCGGGCCAGGCCCCCTCCTACAAGGTCGGTCAGCGCATCTGGGAGCAGATCCGCGACGAGTACAAGGCCCGCGAGGGCGCGGCGTTCTCGAACAAGGCCTTCCACAAGAAGGCCCTCGACCTCGGCGGCGTCGGCCTCGACACCCTCAAGACGGCACTGCTCGGATGA
- a CDS encoding epimerase yields the protein MTSPERPGTDSAARAGRVVIAGASGFIGGRLESAYQQRGWRVDRIGRRERVRWGDAAGIADLLDGADVLINLAGKSVNCRYTAANRAEILRSRVETTRELGLAIARAGTPPPLWINASTATIYRHAMDRPQTESTGEIGRGFSVSVATAWEEALLDPDLPGTRRIALRLPIVLGDGSALAPLVALTRLGAGGAQSDGRWFPSRRRRAAGTENPQRSRDGRQRFSWVHLDDVVRIVEWLETRPGIEGPINAAAPNPETNAELMAHLRRILNRPVGPAMPRWMLELGSIAIRTESELVLKSRWVVPERLEAAGFRFEHPHLEEALRSILSPSRS from the coding sequence ATGACCTCCCCGGAGCGCCCCGGCACCGATAGCGCCGCCCGTGCGGGTCGCGTCGTCATCGCCGGGGCCTCCGGCTTCATCGGCGGGCGTCTCGAATCCGCCTATCAGCAGCGCGGATGGCGGGTCGATCGGATCGGGCGCCGTGAGCGCGTGCGATGGGGCGACGCCGCAGGGATCGCCGACCTGCTCGACGGGGCCGATGTCCTCATCAACCTCGCCGGCAAGAGCGTCAACTGCCGCTACACCGCGGCGAACCGCGCCGAGATCCTGCGCTCGCGCGTGGAGACGACCCGCGAGCTCGGTCTCGCGATCGCCCGCGCCGGCACCCCTCCGCCGCTGTGGATCAACGCCTCCACGGCGACGATCTACCGCCACGCGATGGATCGTCCGCAGACGGAGTCGACGGGCGAGATCGGTCGAGGGTTCTCGGTGTCGGTGGCCACCGCCTGGGAGGAGGCGCTCCTCGACCCCGACCTGCCCGGCACGCGCCGCATCGCCCTGCGCCTGCCGATCGTGCTCGGCGACGGCAGCGCGCTCGCCCCGCTCGTCGCGCTCACCCGGCTCGGCGCCGGGGGAGCGCAGAGCGACGGCCGCTGGTTCCCCTCACGGCGGCGCCGCGCGGCGGGCACCGAGAACCCGCAGCGCAGCCGCGACGGCCGGCAGCGGTTCAGCTGGGTGCATCTCGACGACGTCGTGCGCATCGTCGAATGGCTCGAGACCCGGCCCGGCATCGAGGGGCCGATCAACGCGGCCGCGCCGAATCCCGAGACGAACGCCGAGCTCATGGCGCACCTGCGCCGCATCCTGAACAGGCCCGTCGGGCCGGCAATGCCGCGATGGATGCTCGAGCTCGGCTCGATCGCGATCCGCACTGAGAGCGAGCTCGTGCTCAAGAGCCGCTGGGTGGTGCCGGAGCGGCTCGAGGCCGCCGGGTTCCGCTTCGAGCACCCGCATCTCGAGGAGGCGCTGCGGAGCATCCTCTCGCCGTCGCGGAGCTGA
- the rpsA gene encoding 30S ribosomal protein S1: MTIVTTKAPKQIAINDIGSAEDFLAAVEKTLKFFNDGDLIEGTVVKIDRDEVLLDVGYKTEGVIPSRELSIKHDVDPTEVVSVGDTVEALVLQKEDKEGRLILSKKRAQYERAWGDVEKIKDADGVVTGQVIEVVKGGLIVDIGLRGFLPASLIELRRVRDLTPYLGQELEAKILELDKNRNNVVLSRRALLEQTQSESRTTFLNNLAKGQVRKGVVSSIVNFGAFVDLGGVDGLVHVSELSWKHIEHASEVVEVGQEVTVEILEVDLERERVSLSLKATQEDPWQVFARTHAIGQVAPGKVTKLVPFGAFVRVADGIEGLVHISELSGKHVELAEQIVAVGDEVFVKVIDIDLERRRISLSLKQANEGVDPEGTEFDPAVYGMPTEYDEAGNYKYPEGFDPESGEWKEGFDEQRAKWEQDYAAAQARYEAHKKQVAASLTEEAALDLPSGSTFSSDTAGSGTLADDESLAALREKLSSNS; the protein is encoded by the coding sequence ATGACCATCGTAACGACCAAGGCCCCCAAGCAGATCGCCATCAACGACATCGGCTCTGCTGAAGACTTCCTGGCCGCGGTCGAGAAGACCCTCAAGTTCTTCAACGACGGCGACCTCATCGAGGGCACCGTGGTGAAGATCGACCGCGACGAGGTCCTCCTCGACGTCGGCTACAAGACCGAGGGCGTCATCCCCTCGCGCGAGCTCTCGATCAAGCACGACGTCGACCCCACCGAGGTCGTCAGCGTCGGCGACACCGTCGAGGCCCTCGTCCTCCAGAAGGAGGACAAGGAAGGCCGCCTCATCCTGTCCAAGAAGCGCGCCCAGTACGAGCGCGCATGGGGGGACGTCGAGAAGATCAAGGACGCCGACGGCGTGGTGACCGGTCAGGTCATCGAGGTCGTCAAGGGCGGCCTCATCGTCGACATCGGTCTTCGCGGCTTCCTCCCCGCCTCGCTCATCGAGCTGCGCCGCGTGCGCGACCTCACCCCGTACCTGGGTCAGGAGCTCGAGGCGAAGATCCTGGAGCTCGACAAGAACCGCAACAACGTCGTCCTGTCGCGCCGCGCCCTGCTCGAGCAGACGCAGTCCGAGAGCCGCACGACGTTCCTCAACAACCTGGCCAAGGGCCAGGTCCGCAAGGGCGTCGTCTCGTCGATCGTCAACTTCGGCGCGTTCGTCGACCTCGGCGGCGTCGACGGTCTCGTCCACGTCTCCGAGCTCAGCTGGAAGCACATCGAGCACGCCAGCGAGGTCGTCGAGGTCGGCCAGGAGGTCACCGTCGAGATCCTCGAGGTCGACCTCGAGCGCGAGCGCGTGTCGCTCTCGCTCAAGGCGACGCAGGAGGACCCGTGGCAGGTCTTCGCCCGCACCCACGCGATCGGCCAGGTCGCACCGGGCAAGGTCACGAAGCTCGTCCCGTTCGGCGCCTTCGTGCGCGTGGCGGACGGCATCGAGGGCCTCGTGCACATCTCGGAGCTCTCGGGCAAGCACGTCGAGCTCGCCGAGCAGATCGTCGCCGTGGGCGACGAGGTGTTCGTCAAGGTCATCGACATCGACCTCGAGCGCCGTCGCATCTCGCTGAGCCTCAAGCAGGCCAACGAGGGCGTCGACCCCGAGGGCACCGAGTTCGACCCCGCGGTGTACGGCATGCCGACCGAGTACGACGAGGCCGGCAACTACAAGTACCCCGAGGGCTTCGACCCCGAGTCGGGCGAGTGGAAGGAAGGCTTCGACGAGCAGCGCGCCAAGTGGGAGCAGGACTACGCTGCCGCCCAGGCCCGCTACGAGGCGCACAAGAAGCAGGTCGCCGCGTCGCTCACCGAGGAGGCCGCTCTCGACCTCCCCAGCGGCTCGACGTTCAGCTCCGACACCGCCGGCAGCGGAACGCTCGCCGACGACGAGTCGCTCGCCGCTCTGCGCGAGAAGCTCTCGAGCAACAGCTAG
- a CDS encoding DUF4126 domain-containing protein, whose amino-acid sequence MLEVLTGTGLAVAAGLNAYVPLLALGLAGRFLDVVQLPAGWAWLENEWVLGIIAVLLVIELVADKVPVVDTVNDWLQTIVRPASGGIVFGTGATSETAAVSDPAAFVESGNWVPVVIGVVIALLVHLAKMAIRPAANALTAGAAAPILSVTEDAGALLLSVLALLIPVLVVVALIGAVVVVVVALRRARRRRRSVSPA is encoded by the coding sequence GTGCTCGAAGTGCTGACCGGGACGGGCCTCGCGGTCGCGGCCGGACTCAACGCCTACGTGCCGCTGCTCGCCCTCGGGCTCGCGGGGCGGTTCCTCGACGTCGTGCAGCTGCCCGCCGGATGGGCGTGGCTCGAGAACGAGTGGGTGCTCGGCATCATCGCGGTGCTGCTGGTCATCGAGCTCGTCGCCGACAAGGTGCCCGTCGTGGACACGGTCAACGACTGGCTGCAGACGATCGTGCGCCCGGCATCCGGCGGCATCGTCTTCGGCACGGGCGCGACGAGCGAGACGGCCGCCGTGAGCGACCCCGCCGCGTTCGTGGAGTCGGGCAACTGGGTCCCCGTCGTCATCGGCGTCGTCATCGCCCTGCTCGTGCACCTCGCGAAGATGGCGATCCGGCCGGCCGCGAACGCGCTGACCGCCGGCGCGGCCGCCCCGATCCTCTCGGTCACCGAGGATGCCGGCGCCCTCCTGCTGAGCGTCCTCGCGCTGCTCATCCCCGTGCTCGTGGTCGTGGCGCTCATCGGCGCCGTGGTCGTGGTGGTCGTGGCGCTGCGGCGCGCGCGTCGTCGGCGACGGTCGGTCTCCCCCGCCTGA
- the coaE gene encoding dephospho-CoA kinase encodes MNVIGLTGGIAAGKSAVAARFAELGARIIDADALAREVVEPGTPALAAIVERFGPGVLDATGALDRAALGAIIFGDDAQRLALNAIVHPAVREAYARRVAAIEAEDPAAVTIYDVPLLAEARAASEFSAVIVVDAPAATRIERLVTLRGMERPAAEARVAAQIPDAERRAMADHVIDASGSLERTLEQVDALWESILAERAAGIPSA; translated from the coding sequence ATGAACGTCATCGGTCTCACGGGCGGCATCGCCGCGGGGAAGTCGGCGGTCGCGGCGCGCTTCGCCGAGCTCGGCGCGCGCATCATCGACGCCGACGCGCTCGCCCGCGAGGTCGTCGAGCCGGGCACTCCCGCTCTCGCCGCGATCGTCGAGCGATTCGGCCCCGGCGTGCTCGACGCCACCGGCGCGCTCGATCGGGCGGCCCTCGGCGCGATCATCTTCGGCGACGACGCGCAGCGCCTGGCGCTCAACGCCATCGTGCATCCTGCCGTGCGCGAGGCCTACGCGCGCCGCGTCGCGGCGATCGAGGCGGAGGATCCCGCTGCCGTGACCATCTACGACGTGCCGCTGCTCGCCGAGGCGCGGGCCGCGAGCGAGTTCAGCGCGGTGATCGTGGTGGATGCCCCTGCCGCCACCCGCATCGAGCGTCTCGTCACCCTGCGCGGCATGGAGCGCCCGGCCGCCGAGGCCCGCGTGGCCGCGCAGATCCCCGACGCCGAGCGCCGGGCCATGGCCGACCACGTCATCGACGCCTCGGGCAGCCTCGAGCGCACGCTCGAGCAGGTGGATGCGCTGTGGGAGTCGATCCTCGCCGAGCGCGCGGCGGGCATCCCCTCGGCCTGA